One window of the Rhizorhabdus dicambivorans genome contains the following:
- a CDS encoding TetR/AcrR family transcriptional regulator, translating into MRSPASRKKKPALTPLWESEARSSPKMEGRALVLEAAATAFYERGYAGTTLDHVATILGTTKGQIYHYYRSKLDLYFDVAVGAFFMINERIYPLAEAKGVPAAQRLHDVFRAFATELMEHYPFHRVALEATQFKLIGRGSAAQERPLARINALRKQLEILINALIEEAAADGVCQIPSIQLAMRGGLGSLAWLIVWFDPKQSNSAEERDAIAMRIADFVVAGLGCRSSALTNSFAAETAAPPAAHRG; encoded by the coding sequence ATGCGATCTCCTGCCTCACGCAAGAAAAAGCCTGCGCTGACACCGCTCTGGGAATCAGAAGCGCGATCGAGCCCCAAGATGGAAGGACGGGCGCTCGTACTCGAAGCAGCCGCCACCGCCTTTTATGAGCGTGGCTACGCAGGCACCACGTTGGATCATGTGGCCACGATTTTGGGGACGACCAAGGGCCAAATCTATCACTATTACCGGAGCAAGCTGGATTTATACTTCGACGTGGCGGTCGGCGCCTTTTTCATGATCAACGAACGGATCTATCCGCTCGCAGAAGCGAAGGGGGTGCCTGCCGCCCAGCGGCTGCACGACGTGTTCCGCGCGTTCGCGACGGAGCTCATGGAACACTATCCGTTTCACCGCGTGGCGCTGGAGGCGACTCAGTTCAAGTTGATTGGCCGTGGATCAGCGGCGCAGGAGCGGCCGCTCGCGCGGATCAATGCACTGCGTAAGCAGCTCGAAATTCTAATCAATGCGTTGATCGAGGAAGCGGCGGCCGACGGCGTTTGCCAGATCCCTTCGATCCAACTTGCGATGAGAGGCGGGCTGGGATCGCTCGCCTGGCTGATCGTGTGGTTCGACCCGAAGCAATCGAACAGCGCCGAAGAGCGCGATGCCATCGCAATGCGGATCGCCGACTTCGTCGTTGCCGGGCTCGGTTGCCGGAGCAGCGCCCTCACAAACTCGTTCGCGGCAGAAACTGCAGCGCCGCCGGCGGCGCATCGAGGATGA
- a CDS encoding nitroreductase family protein, with product MSGTPNEVVDLLLRRASALKFAEPGPSGTQLEQILSAAVTAADHGRLRPWRFIVFEGAGRERLGDLMAAQVQADKPGAEAAELEKAREKALRAPTVVALVCKPVIGHKVPVVEQQAAVAAAGAHLMLAANALGFGVAWKTGAAAYHPAVRAGLGLADEDSVVGIFYIGTEQQRSPLPRATLEDVVEYQRDRAA from the coding sequence ATGAGCGGCACTCCGAACGAGGTCGTCGATCTTCTGCTGCGCCGGGCATCCGCGCTCAAGTTTGCTGAGCCCGGGCCGTCCGGTACCCAGTTGGAGCAGATCCTCTCGGCGGCCGTGACAGCGGCCGATCACGGGCGGCTGCGGCCGTGGCGGTTCATCGTGTTCGAAGGCGCCGGCCGAGAGCGGTTGGGCGATCTGATGGCAGCCCAGGTGCAGGCCGACAAGCCGGGGGCTGAAGCGGCGGAACTCGAAAAGGCGCGCGAGAAGGCGTTGCGGGCGCCCACGGTTGTTGCGCTCGTCTGCAAGCCGGTTATCGGACACAAGGTGCCGGTCGTCGAGCAACAGGCAGCAGTGGCTGCTGCCGGAGCGCACCTCATGCTGGCGGCCAACGCACTCGGTTTCGGCGTCGCATGGAAGACCGGGGCGGCTGCATATCATCCGGCCGTGCGCGCCGGATTAGGCTTGGCGGACGAGGATTCGGTTGTCGGCATCTTCTATATCGGCACCGAGCAGCAGCGCTCACCGCTGCCGCGGGCCACGCTTGAGGACGTCGTCGAATATCAGCGGGATCGGGCAGCTTAG
- a CDS encoding enoyl-CoA hydratase-related protein encodes MSFQDIVVASANGVQTITINRPKKLNAIRGETIDELEAAFKQSAADRNVGVLVLTGEGERAFCAGGDIEWENAGGMKSLDWQLGNLILDCPKPVIARVNGYAIGAGNHIAYCCDFTIAAEHSIFGQNGPRVGSPAGGYPVAHVAGIIGHKRARELWMLCRRYTATQMLEWGLVNSVVPKEKLDEEVARWCDELLQMSPTSLKTIKYSFGKIVDRTGIMEVIDTVAPNFFETGEQEEGTSAFLEKRKPDFSPWRA; translated from the coding sequence ATGTCGTTCCAGGACATCGTGGTGGCGTCAGCAAACGGCGTTCAGACGATCACAATCAATCGGCCTAAAAAGCTCAACGCTATTCGAGGAGAGACCATCGACGAACTGGAGGCAGCGTTCAAGCAAAGCGCCGCAGATCGAAATGTGGGGGTTTTGGTGCTGACCGGTGAGGGCGAGCGCGCCTTCTGTGCCGGCGGGGACATCGAGTGGGAGAATGCCGGGGGCATGAAATCACTGGACTGGCAATTGGGCAATCTCATCCTTGATTGTCCCAAGCCGGTCATCGCGCGTGTAAACGGCTATGCGATCGGCGCTGGCAACCACATAGCGTATTGCTGCGACTTCACGATCGCCGCCGAACATTCGATTTTTGGCCAGAACGGCCCGCGCGTGGGGTCGCCCGCCGGCGGCTATCCCGTTGCGCACGTCGCCGGCATTATTGGGCATAAGCGCGCACGAGAACTGTGGATGCTCTGCCGGCGATACACGGCGACGCAGATGCTGGAGTGGGGACTCGTGAACTCTGTGGTTCCGAAGGAGAAGCTCGATGAAGAAGTGGCACGGTGGTGCGATGAATTGCTTCAGATGAGCCCGACCTCCTTGAAGACGATCAAATACTCGTTCGGCAAAATCGTCGATCGCACTGGCATTATGGAAGTGATCGATACCGTGGCGCCGAATTTTTTTGAAACTGGAGAACAGGAGGAAGGCACCTCCGCTTTTCTGGAAAAGAGGAAGCCTGATTTTTCGCCCTGGCGGGCGTAG
- a CDS encoding class I adenylate-forming enzyme family protein gives MDVRTMMRRTVEQWGDREAVLAGDRRLSYSEAWERGVRLANVMIEAGMRPGDRIAVLEDNCLESVDFFVATAVGNFVRVPLYARNSRESHAHMIGHTGSRMLVVAEHRLPEVAGLEQEIPTLEQILVRDSRYVGLLQAASPVDPQVAISPDDLYLIRHTAGTTGKSKGVPFSHRQFLDAERDWFYGFPPVELGDTALHAAAISHGSGYFFIPPWSVGGRNILLEGFDVPKVLDIMERERVAFMFLVPTMLGMLARHPSAAGRDWSALKCIGIAGSPSGEAALHHARSVFGDVIYQVYGQSEVFPVTMIGPRELFGEIPGSQPIRSAGRAFPFAELAILDVETHEPLAIGEEGEIAAKTDGQMSEFWNDPEATAAKIHEGWVLTGDIGKLDEHGYLYVIDRLADMIISGGFNIWPAELENVIASHPAIIEVAVVGVPDERWGETPIAVCVVAEGERVDEEEIIELCKERLGSYKKPSQVIVTTDPLPRSPVGKVLRRSLRAPYWKGRERAVAG, from the coding sequence ATGGACGTTCGCACGATGATGCGGCGAACGGTGGAACAGTGGGGCGACCGTGAGGCTGTCCTCGCCGGAGACCGCCGCCTGAGCTACTCGGAGGCCTGGGAACGCGGAGTCCGGCTGGCGAACGTCATGATCGAGGCCGGGATGCGCCCGGGTGACCGGATCGCGGTCCTCGAGGACAACTGCCTGGAGTCCGTGGACTTCTTCGTGGCGACCGCGGTCGGCAACTTCGTCCGGGTGCCGTTGTATGCCCGCAACTCGCGGGAGAGCCACGCCCACATGATTGGACACACGGGTTCGAGGATGCTGGTCGTTGCGGAGCACCGCCTGCCAGAGGTCGCCGGGTTGGAACAGGAGATTCCCACCCTGGAGCAGATCCTGGTGCGCGACTCCAGGTACGTCGGCTTGCTCCAGGCCGCGTCGCCGGTCGACCCACAGGTCGCGATCTCGCCGGACGATCTCTACCTCATCCGCCACACCGCCGGCACGACGGGCAAGTCGAAGGGCGTGCCCTTCTCTCACAGGCAGTTCCTCGACGCGGAGCGGGACTGGTTCTACGGCTTCCCGCCGGTCGAGCTCGGCGATACGGCCCTGCACGCTGCGGCGATCTCGCATGGGTCGGGGTACTTCTTCATTCCACCGTGGTCCGTGGGCGGCCGCAACATCCTGCTCGAGGGATTCGACGTTCCGAAGGTGCTCGACATCATGGAGCGCGAGCGGGTCGCCTTCATGTTCCTCGTACCGACGATGCTGGGGATGCTCGCCCGACACCCTTCGGCCGCCGGACGGGACTGGTCGGCGCTCAAATGCATCGGGATCGCGGGCTCTCCCTCGGGCGAGGCCGCGTTGCACCACGCTCGCTCGGTCTTCGGCGACGTCATCTACCAGGTTTACGGGCAGAGTGAGGTCTTCCCCGTCACCATGATCGGGCCACGGGAGCTTTTCGGCGAAATTCCGGGCTCGCAGCCCATTCGATCAGCCGGACGTGCCTTCCCCTTCGCTGAGCTCGCGATCCTCGACGTCGAGACTCACGAGCCGCTCGCGATCGGCGAAGAAGGGGAGATCGCGGCGAAGACCGACGGCCAGATGAGCGAGTTCTGGAACGACCCCGAGGCGACGGCGGCGAAGATCCACGAGGGCTGGGTCCTGACCGGCGACATCGGCAAGCTCGACGAGCACGGCTACCTCTACGTCATCGACCGCCTCGCCGACATGATCATCTCGGGAGGGTTCAACATCTGGCCGGCCGAGCTCGAGAACGTGATCGCTTCTCATCCGGCGATCATCGAGGTGGCCGTCGTCGGCGTTCCCGACGAGCGCTGGGGGGAGACGCCCATCGCGGTGTGCGTGGTCGCCGAGGGCGAGCGGGTGGACGAGGAAGAGATCATCGAGCTCTGCAAGGAGCGGCTCGGCTCGTACAAGAAGCCGTCGCAGGTGATCGTCACCACGGATCCGCTGCCGCGCAGCCCGGTGGGCAAGGTACTGCGCCGGTCGTTGCGCGCGCCCTATTGGAAGGGGCGCGAACGAGCAGTCGCGGGCTGA